A window of Pedococcus badiiscoriae genomic DNA:
GCCGACGCCACCGAGCGGTTGCGCTTCGCGGCAGGCAACTTCTACGTCAACGACAAGCCGACCGGCGCCGTGGTCGGGCAGCAGCCGTTCGGTGGGGGACGGGCTTCCGGCACCAACGACAAGGCGGGCGCCGCGCAGAACCTGATGCGGTGGACCAGCGCGCGCTCGATCAAGGAGACGTTCAACCCGCCGACCGAGCACAGCTACCCGCACATGGGGTGAGGGGCGCGCGGCCGGCGGGCTGAGCGGGCCTCGGGCGGCTAGCGGGCGGCTGCCGGGCGGCTATCGGGCGAGCCACTCCTGGGCGGTCGTCGCCTCGATGTCGATGGCTTCCTCGATCGGCGGCGCGGCGGCCTTCTCGATCTTGCCCCCGATGAGGGGGACCCGGGCCTTGAGCTCGGCGTCGAGCTGTTCGACGGTGCCCGAGCCGCCCGGCGCGAGCGAGAGCGTGCCCTGGAGCGCGATCGGAGCGCCGGCCACGGCCATCTCGACGGTGCCGCGCCGGCTGCCGTCGGAGGACGCCGGGCCCCAGTCCTGCG
This region includes:
- a CDS encoding DUF2505 domain-containing protein, with amino-acid sequence MKIAKSIEYAATPQEVFTVLSDVKFQEAKCAATAAIKHTAKVESSGDHTVITTERILPSDGLPDFAKSMVGETLKVTETQDWGPASSDGSRRGTVEMAVAGAPIALQGTLSLAPGGSGTVEQLDAELKARVPLIGGKIEKAAAPPIEEAIDIEATTAQEWLAR